A window of Pyrobaculum aerophilum str. IM2 contains these coding sequences:
- a CDS encoding PaREP1 family protein, which yields MLVPEVLARELARRGLGPDFVADVLIAALGLDPRDAARAHAELALGMYREGLAYVERGDVAQASDKLYKAVEEGVKALAFSRGLPEAEEAASKGRWTVALLDKAAAKLGDVVYRAWDAAYFLHVNGFHEVRIDIDIVKAKLKAIEPMMELVKELAGRGLS from the coding sequence ATGCTCGTCCCTGAGGTGTTGGCAAGAGAGCTCGCGAGGAGGGGCTTAGGGCCCGACTTCGTGGCCGACGTGCTGATAGCCGCGCTGGGGCTCGACCCGAGAGACGCAGCGAGGGCGCATGCGGAGCTCGCCTTGGGCATGTACAGAGAGGGCTTGGCCTACGTGGAGAGGGGGGACGTGGCGCAAGCCAGCGACAAGTTGTACAAAGCCGTCGAGGAGGGGGTGAAGGCGCTGGCCTTCTCCCGGGGGCTCCCCGAGGCGGAGGAGGCCGCGTCGAAGGGCAGATGGACAGTGGCCTTGCTCGACAAGGCAGCGGCTAAGCTCGGCGATGTGGTATACAGGGCGTGGGACGCCGCCTACTTCCTCCACGTCAACGGCTTCCACGAGGTCAGGATAGATATCGACATCGTGAAGGCCAAGCTCAAGGCCATTGAGCCGATGATGGAGCTCGTGAAGGAGCTAGCCGGACGCGGCCTCTCATAG
- a CDS encoding 5-(carboxyamino)imidazole ribonucleotide synthase, which translates to MRLFVLGGGQLALMMCWESQRIPVDFSVYDPDSSAPAYRCARRPADPLEEVERADAVTFEFENVDISLAERAERLGKLRPPLAYLRLKKSRLEERAFFDSIGVPTVPWRRAAGWEEALKIAESMRRAVVKVPTGGYDGKGQYVYPREAGAISRLEGELLVEEYVDIKREFSIVAVRAENGNVYFYPPAQNYYVHGILVWNIAPVKAPEEAYEYVHRILDRWKYVGVLAVEFFETSDGRILANEIAPRVHNTAHWTLETDASQFENHVKAVLGLPVREPKAIAPTAMVNILGVPIEKLPVAELERIGKIYWYYKKEARPRRKMGHVNITGGSLAEVASKARLALQLIYGRDFPRLVLRSYAASGSELASSAGGRQAVVTG; encoded by the coding sequence ATGCGGCTCTTCGTCCTCGGCGGGGGGCAACTTGCGCTGATGATGTGCTGGGAGTCGCAGAGGATTCCTGTGGATTTCTCTGTGTACGACCCCGACTCCTCTGCGCCGGCCTATAGGTGCGCGCGGAGGCCTGCGGACCCGCTTGAAGAGGTGGAGAGGGCCGACGCCGTCACCTTCGAGTTTGAGAACGTGGACATCTCCCTCGCGGAGAGGGCTGAGAGGCTGGGCAAGCTCAGGCCGCCGCTGGCGTACCTGCGTCTGAAGAAGAGCCGGCTGGAGGAGAGGGCCTTTTTCGACTCGATAGGCGTTCCCACCGTGCCGTGGCGCCGGGCGGCCGGGTGGGAGGAGGCGCTTAAAATTGCGGAGTCCATGAGGAGGGCCGTGGTCAAGGTGCCGACGGGCGGATACGACGGGAAGGGGCAGTACGTATACCCGAGGGAGGCCGGGGCCATTTCAAGGCTCGAGGGGGAGCTCTTGGTGGAGGAGTACGTGGACATCAAGAGGGAGTTCTCTATTGTGGCCGTTAGGGCGGAGAATGGCAACGTCTACTTCTACCCGCCTGCCCAGAACTACTACGTACACGGCATATTGGTTTGGAACATCGCGCCCGTGAAGGCCCCCGAGGAGGCCTACGAGTATGTCCACAGAATACTTGACAGGTGGAAATACGTGGGGGTCCTCGCTGTGGAGTTCTTCGAGACAAGCGACGGGAGGATATTGGCCAACGAGATAGCGCCGAGAGTTCACAACACAGCTCACTGGACTCTTGAGACTGACGCGAGCCAGTTCGAGAACCACGTGAAGGCCGTCTTGGGGCTCCCGGTGCGGGAGCCCAAGGCGATTGCCCCGACGGCGATGGTCAACATACTGGGGGTGCCTATTGAGAAGCTCCCCGTGGCTGAGCTGGAGAGGATCGGGAAGATCTACTGGTACTACAAGAAGGAGGCGAGGCCTAGGAGGAAGATGGGCCATGTGAACATCACCGGCGGATCCCTCGCGGAGGTCGCCTCGAAGGCCAGACTGGCGTTGCAACTTATTTACGGCCGCGACTTCCCGAGGCTGGTCTTGAGATCCTACGCCGCCTCTGGTAGTGAACTCGCATCGTCGGCGGGTGGGAGACAAGCTGTCGTAACTGGCTGA
- a CDS encoding EVE domain-containing protein has protein sequence MTNYWLTMLPEENFKRVVELGLYGLPASVAEMAKRIKPGDRLVVYIMKEGCRELCQSFAAVLEVVGQWRRSNKPIWPDEAREGRVKYPLVVDVKAVAMGKAEFSKIRERLEELIGAEGLDPKKLRLYALYYAKRPLPPGVGEFIEELRRAERRAAGEELSHKELVEAVVEVGRWLGFRVEREYRIDNFRVDAAFFKPPRATPYAVVEVHVGGDVYKDLAALKHAYDKYGCKLVYVLARDEEQVAKLLDEALQGAFHEIREHVAVVKPMELLKLREALRQEGVMRLLKWLEVVK, from the coding sequence GTGACAAACTACTGGCTCACCATGTTGCCTGAGGAAAATTTTAAGCGCGTCGTAGAGCTGGGCCTCTACGGGCTTCCTGCAAGCGTCGCAGAGATGGCGAAGAGGATAAAGCCAGGCGATAGGCTAGTGGTGTACATAATGAAAGAGGGCTGTAGAGAGCTGTGCCAGTCCTTCGCCGCGGTGCTAGAGGTGGTGGGCCAGTGGAGGAGGTCTAATAAGCCCATCTGGCCAGATGAGGCGAGGGAGGGACGCGTTAAGTACCCTTTGGTGGTGGACGTGAAGGCTGTGGCGATGGGCAAGGCTGAGTTTTCCAAAATAAGGGAGAGGCTGGAGGAGTTGATAGGCGCCGAGGGCCTAGACCCCAAGAAGCTGAGGCTCTACGCGCTTTACTACGCCAAGCGCCCCTTGCCGCCCGGCGTCGGCGAGTTCATCGAGGAGTTGCGGAGGGCGGAGCGGCGCGCGGCCGGGGAGGAGCTCTCCCATAAAGAGCTCGTGGAGGCGGTTGTGGAGGTTGGGCGTTGGCTTGGCTTTAGAGTGGAGCGGGAGTACCGCATAGACAACTTCAGGGTAGACGCGGCGTTTTTCAAGCCGCCGAGGGCTACGCCTTATGCCGTCGTCGAGGTGCATGTAGGGGGCGACGTGTATAAGGACTTGGCCGCGCTGAAGCACGCCTATGACAAATACGGCTGCAAGCTGGTGTACGTACTGGCGAGGGACGAGGAGCAAGTCGCCAAGTTGCTAGACGAGGCGCTTCAAGGCGCCTTCCACGAGATTAGAGAACACGTCGCCGTGGTGAAGCCCATGGAGTTGCTCAAACTACGCGAAGCGCTGAGGCAAGAGGGGGTTATGAGGCTTTTAAAGTGGCTAGAGGTGGTAAAATAG
- a CDS encoding class I SAM-dependent DNA methyltransferase has translation MTQVGIPQIDLDDVLLCIRRAVQMARSEEDVRVRVSSCIEEKILKPLGLEHAVGRYEYTLVSGARVDALYGHVIIEYKAPGKLSSASDVAKAKEQVVRYIMGEAGSKSEWPRYLGVIISDRIAFVKYDPQSGTWILRGPYDIRREVVIKLIEALRGLRRKNLDVNNLVKDFGPNSPIAMKTIKLLYRKLTSSNNPRVKVLFDDWMRLFKQATGYNPEELEELPKLAEEYGLTGGVNYDALLFAIHTYYALIMKLIAAEIAYLYGGGKFYRSYVAELDDAYSREGVEGIRQVLRDLESGGVFRNLLNIENFLEGDYFSWYLDELDKELADAVAEIARRLSDYEVAAPQLEPEFARDLLKRLYQNLVPGEIRHKLGEYYTPDWLAELVLDEVGLSLKNLLKMGEEDPLKPLKIRVLDPACGSGTFLMLYISRLRRYAEEHYMTDQLLSYVLENVVGYDLNPLAVLTARTNYLLAVADLLSYAKGRVEIPIYLADSIMIERNSHLAGDVYLLRSVVGEFQIPRSVVEKGLLPEVLSEVAQALRNRYTPKDFAERVRYRFKELDQGDVNILKGLYEKLYKLEEEGKDAVWISVLRNAFAPVLKGKFDYVVGNPPWVNWENLPESYRNVSRDLWAKYGLAEIKGKTGLGKVKRDLAMLFVARSFDLYLREGGKLGFLVPFTVFKMQAGAGFRDFLARKTRIHVIHDLVTLFPFEGATNRTAAIVIEKVCSLSDTGGKCTQMIETFKNNINGVRHVIWVNTSRRAIPTDMPLEEVLKRTRRYEAVMAPMMPNDPSSPWMQATPSVIKLIRKLTSGNQYYEAHEGVNTALNQVYFVKILEKLPNGMLKITNPPEPGQKKKVKQVDAVVEPDLIYPLIRGRDVKKWYVGFEDRYIILPIDSRGDPISHDKMKTKYPNTYDYFFRFFKELISRSGEPYKSKLEPYRKLPFEKAEKIAPPFYWIFNVVPSLAPYKVIWKSIAGAITGKAVDFACAVVGPFTDKFLGSKIAIPEHSTIFIGFDNADEAYYVAGVLNSTPVKTVIASYTYELRQETHIVDNVKIPKYDPENELHKKIAELSKRAHDLAKEIHEENRRNLETELRKVEEELDIVVAKLFGMGEAELREFKKLLAILSGSEYSEEEEEVAVPEKPTVHVLNTSLQPGVESYIEVDVVNPSGEELVFTYELPWGKGSFSIITGRYRIPTPPLKPGRYSGVLKWRWRGEEHSVDIVVEVAQPEGPRRRSTLFGSR, from the coding sequence ATGACCCAGGTCGGCATACCCCAGATAGATCTTGACGACGTTTTGCTGTGTATAAGAAGAGCCGTCCAAATGGCCCGTAGCGAGGAGGACGTGAGGGTGAGGGTCTCCTCGTGTATAGAAGAGAAGATTTTGAAGCCGCTTGGCCTTGAACACGCCGTTGGTAGGTACGAGTATACGCTTGTTTCTGGGGCTAGGGTAGACGCGCTTTACGGACACGTGATCATCGAATACAAGGCGCCTGGCAAACTGTCCTCAGCCAGCGACGTCGCCAAGGCCAAGGAGCAAGTGGTGAGATATATCATGGGTGAGGCTGGGAGCAAGTCTGAGTGGCCGCGGTATCTCGGCGTGATAATAAGCGACAGAATCGCCTTTGTGAAATACGATCCGCAAAGCGGCACTTGGATACTAAGAGGGCCTTACGACATCCGGCGCGAGGTGGTGATAAAGCTGATAGAGGCTCTGAGAGGCCTCAGGAGGAAAAACCTCGACGTAAACAACCTAGTCAAAGACTTCGGCCCCAACTCGCCAATAGCAATGAAAACTATCAAGCTTCTGTACCGCAAACTTACAAGTAGCAACAACCCCAGGGTCAAGGTGCTCTTCGACGACTGGATGAGACTTTTCAAACAAGCCACTGGCTACAACCCAGAGGAGCTGGAGGAGTTGCCCAAGCTGGCCGAGGAATATGGGCTGACGGGCGGGGTGAACTACGATGCGTTGCTATTCGCAATACACACCTACTACGCTCTGATAATGAAGCTGATCGCCGCCGAGATAGCTTACCTGTACGGCGGCGGGAAGTTCTACAGATCCTACGTGGCGGAGCTTGACGACGCGTACTCCAGGGAGGGGGTTGAGGGCATTAGGCAGGTTTTGAGAGATCTTGAGAGCGGCGGCGTGTTTAGAAATTTACTAAATATTGAGAATTTCCTCGAGGGGGACTACTTCTCGTGGTACCTCGACGAGCTAGATAAAGAACTTGCCGATGCAGTTGCCGAAATTGCCAGGAGGCTATCCGACTACGAGGTGGCGGCGCCTCAGCTAGAGCCCGAGTTCGCCCGCGACTTACTGAAGAGACTATACCAAAACCTCGTGCCTGGGGAGATACGGCACAAGCTGGGCGAGTACTACACGCCTGATTGGCTGGCCGAGCTGGTGCTAGACGAGGTGGGGCTGAGCCTAAAAAATTTGCTTAAAATGGGCGAGGAGGATCCCCTTAAGCCGTTGAAAATAAGGGTACTAGACCCGGCGTGCGGCTCCGGCACCTTCTTAATGCTTTACATAAGTAGGCTTAGGAGATACGCCGAGGAGCACTATATGACAGATCAGCTCCTGAGCTATGTGTTGGAGAACGTCGTCGGCTACGACCTCAACCCCTTGGCCGTGCTGACTGCTAGGACAAACTACCTCTTGGCGGTAGCGGATCTGCTCAGCTATGCGAAGGGAAGAGTTGAGATACCGATATACCTAGCCGACTCTATTATGATTGAAAGAAACTCGCACTTAGCCGGCGACGTGTACTTACTTAGATCTGTCGTCGGCGAGTTCCAAATACCAAGAAGCGTGGTGGAGAAAGGATTGTTGCCCGAAGTATTATCAGAGGTGGCTCAAGCGCTGAGAAATAGGTACACCCCCAAGGACTTCGCGGAGAGGGTGAGGTATAGATTCAAGGAGCTGGATCAAGGCGACGTCAATATACTAAAAGGACTCTACGAGAAGTTGTATAAGCTCGAAGAGGAGGGGAAAGACGCTGTGTGGATCTCAGTCTTGAGAAACGCCTTCGCGCCTGTCCTCAAAGGCAAATTCGACTACGTAGTTGGAAATCCGCCATGGGTAAACTGGGAGAACCTACCAGAAAGCTATAGGAATGTAAGTAGGGATCTATGGGCTAAGTATGGACTCGCCGAGATCAAAGGCAAGACGGGATTAGGCAAGGTTAAAAGAGATTTGGCAATGCTCTTCGTAGCAAGAAGCTTCGATCTGTACCTCAGGGAGGGGGGCAAGCTGGGATTCCTAGTACCATTTACAGTATTTAAAATGCAGGCTGGTGCGGGCTTTAGAGATTTCCTAGCTAGGAAGACCCGTATACATGTTATCCATGACCTGGTAACTCTATTTCCATTTGAAGGGGCAACAAATAGGACGGCGGCAATAGTTATCGAAAAGGTTTGTAGCCTATCCGATACCGGAGGCAAATGCACACAGATGATAGAGACTTTTAAGAATAATATCAATGGAGTGAGACATGTAATATGGGTTAATACGTCAAGAAGAGCTATACCAACAGACATGCCATTAGAGGAGGTGCTAAAGAGGACAAGGAGATACGAGGCTGTAATGGCCCCGATGATGCCAAACGACCCCTCCAGCCCGTGGATGCAAGCAACGCCATCGGTAATCAAGCTGATAAGAAAATTGACAAGCGGAAATCAGTACTACGAGGCTCACGAGGGGGTTAACACGGCGTTGAACCAAGTATACTTTGTAAAGATACTTGAAAAGCTCCCTAACGGCATGTTAAAGATAACCAACCCTCCCGAGCCGGGTCAAAAGAAGAAGGTTAAACAGGTAGATGCTGTAGTAGAGCCAGATCTGATTTACCCACTAATAAGAGGGAGAGATGTGAAGAAATGGTATGTGGGATTTGAAGATAGGTATATTATTCTTCCTATAGATTCGCGAGGCGATCCTATTAGTCACGATAAAATGAAAACTAAATATCCAAATACCTACGACTACTTCTTCAGATTTTTTAAAGAACTTATAAGTAGGAGTGGTGAACCATATAAATCTAAGCTAGAACCTTATAGAAAGCTACCTTTTGAAAAAGCTGAAAAAATTGCGCCCCCCTTCTATTGGATATTTAACGTAGTTCCTAGTCTAGCGCCTTACAAAGTTATCTGGAAATCAATTGCTGGTGCTATTACTGGGAAGGCTGTTGATTTTGCCTGCGCCGTTGTGGGGCCTTTTACGGATAAATTCCTCGGTTCTAAAATTGCTATACCTGAGCATAGCACAATTTTCATAGGGTTTGATAACGCTGATGAGGCTTATTATGTTGCTGGCGTCCTCAACTCAACGCCTGTAAAGACCGTAATCGCGTCGTATACCTATGAACTTAGACAAGAAACACACATAGTAGACAACGTTAAAATCCCCAAGTACGATCCAGAGAACGAGTTGCATAAGAAGATAGCTGAACTCTCCAAGAGGGCTCACGACCTTGCCAAAGAGATACACGAGGAGAACAGGAGAAATCTTGAGACTGAGCTTAGGAAGGTTGAGGAGGAGTTGGATATCGTTGTTGCTAAGCTGTTTGGTATGGGCGAGGCTGAGCTTAGGGAGTTTAAGAAGTTGTTAGCTATTCTTTCTGGTAGTGAGTATTCTGAAGAGGAAGAGGAAGTTGCTGTACCGGAGAAACCTACTGTTCACGTTCTGAATACTTCTCTGCAACCTGGCGTTGAATCATATATAGAAGTTGACGTGGTAAACCCCTCAGGTGAGGAGCTGGTGTTTACCTACGAGCTGCCTTGGGGCAAGGGCTCTTTCAGTATAATTACCGGGAGGTACCGCATACCTACGCCGCCTTTGAAGCCCGGCAGATACAGTGGCGTTCTTAAGTGGAGGTGGCGGGGGGAGGAGCACTCTGTTGACATCGTCGTGGAGGTGGCGCAGCCGGAGGGGCCGAGGAGGAGGAGCACGCTTTTCGGCTCCAGATGA
- the brxL gene encoding BREX system Lon protease-like protein BrxL → MSELNNKVKRCFGDYAVDKRLAYELELAKLPRYVAEFLISEFMTLGGDWEGKLRSFIRERYYEPEEKEVVKHKLVTEGVVELIDELRVYVDVETGAHIGVIHALDIWAEVPVDIVERNRATLTTGMWGLITLQRWEGVREILGRPVSVVVTDFKPFQAPDTDPKILEEGRGCFTLEEWVEVLINTIGLDPAVYSPRQRLLLLARLVSLVEGNVNMAEFGPRQTGKTYLYRNVSNYVRIISGGVISPAALFYNLRTKVPGELALKDAVVFDEVSKVRFPNPDEMMGKLKDYMESGHYERGDKKVVSDASLVFMGNVSVELTSEGYVPVEDLTYVLPEPMRDSAFIDRIHGLLPGWELPKISQSKYHLSKGYGVASDYFAEALHGMRKESLSGLVGRHVELSENFKIRDEKSFKRITSGLLKLLFPDKTFDKKELKTIAEFALELRQRVRDWLHKIAPGEFPREVLSVRVLP, encoded by the coding sequence ATGAGCGAGCTGAATAACAAGGTGAAGAGGTGCTTCGGCGACTACGCCGTGGATAAGAGGCTCGCCTACGAGCTGGAGTTGGCTAAGCTGCCTAGATACGTGGCGGAGTTTCTAATCTCGGAGTTCATGACGCTGGGCGGGGACTGGGAGGGCAAGCTGAGGAGCTTTATTAGGGAGCGCTACTACGAGCCTGAGGAGAAAGAGGTCGTTAAGCACAAGCTTGTGACTGAGGGCGTGGTTGAGCTTATCGACGAGCTTAGGGTCTACGTAGATGTGGAGACGGGGGCTCACATAGGGGTCATACACGCCCTTGACATATGGGCTGAGGTGCCTGTGGACATCGTCGAGAGGAACAGGGCGACGCTGACAACCGGCATGTGGGGCTTGATAACTCTACAGCGGTGGGAGGGGGTCAGAGAGATTTTGGGGAGGCCCGTGTCCGTCGTCGTGACAGACTTCAAGCCCTTCCAAGCGCCGGATACAGACCCCAAGATCCTGGAGGAGGGGAGGGGGTGTTTCACGCTGGAGGAGTGGGTGGAGGTTTTGATAAACACCATAGGCCTTGACCCCGCCGTCTACAGCCCCCGGCAGAGGCTCCTCCTCCTCGCCCGCCTAGTCTCCCTAGTAGAGGGGAATGTAAACATGGCTGAGTTTGGGCCTAGGCAGACCGGCAAGACGTACCTCTATAGAAACGTGAGCAACTACGTGAGGATAATCTCAGGGGGCGTCATATCCCCAGCCGCCTTGTTCTACAATCTGAGGACTAAAGTGCCGGGCGAGCTGGCCCTCAAGGACGCGGTGGTTTTCGACGAGGTGAGCAAGGTGAGGTTTCCCAACCCCGACGAGATGATGGGCAAGCTTAAGGACTACATGGAGAGCGGCCACTATGAGAGGGGGGACAAAAAGGTGGTGTCCGACGCCTCTCTGGTCTTTATGGGCAACGTGTCGGTTGAGCTGACTTCCGAGGGCTATGTACCGGTGGAGGACTTGACCTACGTCTTGCCGGAGCCCATGAGGGACTCCGCGTTTATTGACAGGATACACGGCCTTCTTCCAGGCTGGGAGCTTCCGAAAATATCTCAGAGCAAATACCACCTGTCTAAGGGCTACGGCGTGGCATCCGACTACTTCGCCGAGGCGTTGCACGGCATGAGGAAGGAGAGCTTGTCGGGGCTTGTGGGAAGGCACGTGGAGCTTTCTGAAAACTTCAAGATTAGGGATGAGAAGAGCTTTAAGAGAATTACCAGTGGCTTGTTGAAGCTCCTATTCCCCGACAAGACTTTTGACAAGAAGGAGCTCAAAACCATCGCGGAGTTCGCGCTGGAGTTGAGGCAGAGGGTCAGAGATTGGCTACACAAGATCGCACCGGGGGAGTTCCCACGCGAAGTCCTCAGCGTAAGAGTTCTGCCATAG
- a CDS encoding ATP-binding protein, translated as MLGEKLGEKIGIVSASEVIAVGPQHKILVEIPFDVYKSRLLKVGELLLIETAVHKSLILARITSIQRRHLVALLGIEPMDTYINDPQGLTTPALLELEPIAECPSLENCDPTQPASPVDPTSAVYAPSPEVIAIMLGIPQHGALLGKLYVSKELDIYVRLPKEALFTHMLVVGTTGAGKTTFLKNLAISAYWDLGVIPLAFDIQGDFIHLVYPAPDSIYKPLDKLTIIWPVTQSFLFRENKELIRYANEYLEKIEQEGDLSVINDPKLFAEAVSYGLGQLFLRRAGISGDVVPEAEEKNGVGYVKGFTVYLSNAEIDVVTWALNLRDVIFDVPSLFPFFGTQRIALLYKDIASLLVEKIGEGDPNNLTIRVAVEKINKLEGQIKEKLKLHSSQIESIIRGFFMLKGTDILDVEWCLSKTNKPCIKIGEPNYDTVFENPAVVYLELFMEKPTAASIVVYRLLRKLMEIKDRELRTGTPKPMLVLVDEAHEYFPQTERGENVSKEAVEDMINKLTRLGRVRRVGVAFATHMPEDLNPLVTQLSNTKVVFRSDETVLESFGLREYSQLLRIAPNGVAIAKSYAFRTGVLAFRTLPPQTFHRSHVD; from the coding sequence ATGCTCGGTGAAAAACTCGGTGAAAAAATAGGCATCGTCTCGGCAAGCGAGGTGATAGCCGTCGGCCCACAGCATAAAATATTGGTGGAAATCCCATTTGATGTATATAAATCTAGGTTGCTAAAGGTCGGCGAGCTCCTCCTCATAGAAACAGCGGTTCACAAATCGCTTATTCTTGCGCGGATTACGTCAATTCAGAGAAGACACCTTGTTGCCTTGTTAGGTATAGAGCCGATGGATACATACATCAACGATCCCCAAGGCCTCACCACCCCGGCGCTCCTGGAGCTTGAGCCAATTGCCGAGTGTCCGAGCTTGGAGAACTGCGACCCCACCCAGCCGGCGTCGCCTGTAGACCCCACAAGCGCGGTCTATGCGCCCTCTCCCGAAGTCATAGCAATTATGCTCGGCATACCTCAGCACGGGGCGTTGTTGGGCAAGCTTTACGTAAGCAAAGAGCTAGACATATATGTGAGGCTGCCCAAAGAAGCCCTCTTCACCCACATGCTAGTGGTGGGCACCACCGGCGCCGGCAAGACCACGTTTCTCAAAAACTTGGCCATTTCTGCGTATTGGGACCTCGGCGTGATACCGCTCGCCTTCGACATCCAGGGGGACTTCATACACCTAGTTTACCCGGCGCCAGACTCAATTTACAAGCCACTCGACAAGCTTACTATAATATGGCCAGTAACCCAGAGCTTCCTCTTTAGAGAAAACAAAGAGCTCATCAGATACGCAAACGAATATCTGGAAAAGATCGAGCAGGAAGGCGATCTCTCTGTAATTAATGACCCGAAGCTCTTCGCAGAGGCCGTGTCCTACGGCCTAGGGCAACTCTTCTTAAGACGAGCCGGCATCTCCGGCGATGTGGTGCCTGAGGCAGAGGAGAAAAATGGCGTGGGATATGTAAAGGGCTTCACCGTGTATCTGTCCAATGCGGAGATTGATGTTGTGACATGGGCCTTAAACCTAAGAGACGTCATATTCGACGTCCCATCCCTCTTCCCATTCTTTGGCACGCAAAGAATAGCACTGCTATACAAAGACATAGCTTCGCTTCTAGTAGAAAAGATTGGCGAAGGCGATCCAAACAACTTAACGATACGTGTTGCTGTAGAGAAGATAAATAAGCTTGAAGGACAAATAAAAGAGAAGTTAAAATTACATTCCTCGCAAATAGAGAGCATCATACGCGGCTTTTTTATGTTGAAGGGCACCGACATACTCGACGTGGAGTGGTGTCTAAGCAAAACAAATAAGCCTTGCATCAAGATAGGAGAGCCTAACTACGACACGGTATTTGAAAACCCGGCAGTTGTATACTTAGAGCTCTTTATGGAAAAACCGACTGCGGCCTCAATCGTGGTGTATAGGCTGTTGAGAAAGCTTATGGAGATAAAGGACAGGGAGCTGAGAACAGGCACGCCCAAGCCAATGCTGGTGCTGGTAGACGAGGCGCACGAGTACTTCCCCCAGACAGAGAGAGGCGAAAACGTAAGCAAAGAGGCGGTAGAGGATATGATAAACAAACTGACGCGCTTGGGAAGAGTGCGCCGCGTAGGAGTGGCGTTTGCAACCCACATGCCGGAAGACCTAAACCCCCTAGTGACCCAGCTGTCTAACACAAAAGTAGTATTCAGAAGCGATGAAACCGTATTGGAGAGCTTCGGCCTAAGAGAGTACAGCCAGCTACTGAGAATAGCCCCCAACGGCGTCGCCATTGCCAAGAGCTACGCCTTCAGAACCGGCGTGTTGGCCTTCAGAACTCTCCCACCTCAGACCTTCCACAGGTCCCACGTAGATTAG
- a CDS encoding DNA double-strand break repair nuclease NurA, with protein MEFLKRLEALIDNLSSIKKPLGPRIQIQEEDLSDIHSSEAGVFHYDDLPPNGPPVDYAVDGSLRTITTPTFRLFLAVGVAYTKLGILTIPGFRDVKHVALQSDDEEALRRLEDVAIVKYRFANGEKFFKSDVPEDVVGKVVREAVEIALIKEAKGTALIDGPLYYGIRGFPEIDWWRVEALWDKRVVAVVKRLETSKKLCRAKEWVEEMGIRIDAACNDMAVVAELGRMHMRSYRDVVVFGPFKQTFRQSKLHPLPERYLWYIYSASSIFRVEAFRKEYAEEVLPTLLRNRVVPGLPYHIALVDKLAKDLSKRLARLICVKLMGKGLNLTYDSLMECYAR; from the coding sequence ATGGAGTTTTTGAAGAGACTAGAGGCGCTTATAGACAACTTATCCTCAATCAAAAAGCCGTTGGGTCCTAGGATCCAGATCCAGGAGGAGGACCTCAGCGATATCCACAGCTCCGAGGCTGGCGTGTTCCACTACGACGACCTTCCACCCAATGGGCCCCCAGTGGACTACGCCGTAGATGGCTCTCTCCGGACTATCACCACGCCTACATTTCGCCTATTTCTCGCCGTCGGAGTCGCCTACACTAAGCTGGGCATCTTGACTATTCCCGGCTTTAGGGACGTAAAGCACGTGGCATTGCAGTCAGACGACGAGGAGGCTCTGAGGAGGCTAGAGGACGTGGCGATTGTGAAATACAGATTCGCAAACGGTGAGAAGTTCTTCAAAAGCGACGTGCCTGAAGACGTAGTGGGGAAAGTGGTAAGAGAGGCCGTTGAAATTGCCTTAATTAAAGAGGCGAAGGGAACTGCGCTAATAGACGGCCCCTTGTACTACGGCATACGGGGATTTCCAGAAATAGACTGGTGGAGGGTGGAGGCGCTGTGGGATAAGCGCGTAGTGGCGGTGGTGAAACGCCTAGAGACGTCTAAGAAGTTGTGCAGGGCTAAGGAGTGGGTCGAGGAGATGGGCATTCGGATAGACGCTGCGTGTAACGACATGGCGGTAGTGGCAGAGCTCGGGAGGATGCACATGAGGTCTTACAGAGACGTAGTAGTCTTCGGGCCATTTAAGCAGACGTTTAGGCAGAGTAAATTACACCCTCTACCAGAGCGCTACCTGTGGTATATATACAGCGCAAGCTCGATATTCAGGGTTGAGGCATTTCGCAAGGAGTACGCCGAGGAGGTGTTACCCACGTTGTTAAGAAACAGAGTTGTCCCAGGCCTGCCCTACCACATAGCGTTAGTAGATAAGCTAGCAAAAGACCTCAGCAAGAGACTAGCACGCCTAATCTGCGTAAAACTAATGGGGAAGGGGCTCAACCTCACGTATGACAGCTTAATGGAGTGTTATGCTCGGTGA